In Podospora pseudoanserina strain CBS 124.78 chromosome 5, whole genome shotgun sequence, a single window of DNA contains:
- a CDS encoding hypothetical protein (EggNog:ENOG503NZRQ; COG:S): MGKKKRGHPDIEELLARPWCYYCERDFEDLKLLISHQKAKHFKCERCGKRLNTAGGLSVHMNQVHKENLTSVENALANRQGLDIEIFGMEGVPEDIIQQHNQRIIQNFYTAQAERQAATGNPPRGLSGGQGPTKKIKIETPEEIKKRLAEHRAKVAAQKEAIANGTPLPVVAPANGPSPSQVASPFPPPQPGFPYPAGAPAYPPVAYPPGAAPGAFGSLPARPPSGGPIPSALPQRPSYPYPGGVAPPGFPGASPVDESAANAGRAPGGDDIDQLIRMAEAGIKPAKNGDEQPAPTEKKKKGMRMVYDDTEVSPEEKMALLPRYRWVEEAAA, from the exons atgggcaagaagaagcgcgGACACCCGGACATTGAAGAGCTCCTGGCCCGGCCGTGGTGCTACTACT GCGAGAGAGACTTTGAGGATCTGAAGCTCCTGATCTCCCATCAGAAAGCGAAGCACTTCAAATGTGAACGATGTGGCAAACGATTGAACACCGCCGGTG GTCTCTCTGTTCACATGAACCAAGTTCACAAGGAAAATCTGACCAGCGTCGAGAATGCTCTGGCTAACCGGCAAGGACTCGACATCGAGATCTTCGGCATGGAGGGCGTCCCTGAGGACATCATCCAGCAACATAACCAGCGCATCATCCAGAACTTCTACACAGCCCAGGCGGAGCGACAGGCTGCTACTGGAAATCCACCAAGGGGGCTGTCCGGTGGACAAGGTCCgaccaagaagatcaagatcgAGACTcccgaggagatcaagaagcggTTGGCAGAGCATCGCGCAAAGGTTGCCGCTCAAAAGGAAGCGATCGCAAATggcacccccctcccagttGTTGCCCCAGCCAATGGCCCAAGTCCATCTCAGGTT GcttctcctttccctccaCCGCAGCCAGGTTTCCCATATCCTGCAGGAGCCCCAGCATACCCTCCTGTTGCTTACCCCCCCGGGGCAGCCCCTGGCGCTTTTGGCAGCCTCCCGGCGAGACCTCCAAGTGGTGGCCCGATCCCTTCGGCACTCCCGCAGAGACCTTCTTACCCGTACCCCGGTGGTGTGGCCCCTCCTGGCTTCCCAGGTGCTTCACCAGTCGACGAATCTGCGGCCAATGCCGGTAGAGCACCCGGTGGCGATGATATCGATCAGCTGATAAGGATGGCTGAGGCGGGCATCAAACCGGCCAAGAACGGAGACGAGCAGCCAGCCCCgacagagaagaagaagaaggggatgcGGATGGTGTACGATGACACCGAGGTCAGTcccgaggagaagatggcctTGCTGCCAAGATATCggtgggttgaggaggcggcggcgtgA
- a CDS encoding hypothetical protein (EggNog:ENOG503P3HS) — protein sequence MATQMQSPLNQRVVAHSLPATQEAATRALSHMMGSADNWAMFKGHHTLNVRNLLHLQNQLDELARKHEQDDPNFDMNELDEVLYKYNRALVAYAKVSELLEPEEKNVASLLRYSRARLSNHPAVWAFLSEAYQDLMHGGFSGMVALYVNPNGGALFSFANRIVGKFARLLSPRTDGVHIWSEATTNRITRAVLGMLSAGLLLVPIVIMSFVTDGYKPLIIIIVWTIAFSAITSLLTDAKYSEVLVAAATYAAVMVVFISGDGVQKQESA from the exons ATGGCCACTCAGATGCAGTCCCCCCTGAATCAAAGGGTGGTAGCCCATTCTCTGCCAGCCACCCAAGAAGCAGCTACCAGAGCCCTTTCCCACATGATGGGATCAGCCGACAACTGGGCTATGTTCAAGGGACACCATACCCTCAACGTTCGCAACCTTTTGCATTTGCAGAACCAGCTGGATGAGTTGGCTCGAAAGCACGAACAAGACGACCCGAACTTTGACATGAATGAGTTGGACGAAGTCCTGTACAAATACA ACCGAGCTCTTGTTGCGTATGCAAAAGTtagtgagcttcttgagcctgaagaaaaaaatgtTGCAAGTCTTCTTCGTTATAGCAGAGCCAGACTCAGCAATCACCCCGCGGTCTGGGCCTTTCTTTCTGAAGCATACCAAGACCTCATGCATGGAGGGTTCAGTGGCATGGTCGCCTTGTACGTGAACCCCAATGGCGGGGCCTTGTTCTCATTTGCCAACAGGATTGTGGGCAAATTCGCCAGG CTGCTGTCTCCAAGGACAGATGGAGTCCATATTTGGTCTGAAGCGACAACAAACAGGATAACAAGAGCAGTGTTAGGAATGCTTTCTGCCGGTCTCTTGCTTGTCCCCATAGTGATCATGTCCTTTGTTACGGATGGCTACAAACCACTGATTATTATTATCGTGTGGACGATTGCGTTTTCAGCCATAACATCCTTGCTCACTGACGCAAAATACAGCGAGGTTCTAGTAGCTGCGGCAAC ATATGCCGCTGTCATGGTTGTATTTATCAGTGGGGACGGGGTACAAAAGCAGGAATCAGCTTGA
- a CDS encoding hypothetical protein (EggNog:ENOG503PGBR): MADPLSIVGAVGSVAGIIDVLSRSISAIATLRNQYKDADLLFMNLTSQLSVLRTGLVKIAEWAETQPEPHYQLKMDLDSVLMCCQILASKLDNHLESLHQGRVRLSSIGKLKLALNGSNIDAIQKMLGQQTATLTLLLAACNTKSLAEQRELLEAPSTRTAIAAMEQDSASLIVHEDRTSICTVETDTLSRLSAIFPFDSQLLTTKVYGRAWRTTFLNRGPKTSRRTLSEATTLLPAETERRMTITIHRAPNRRNSTSNIPIGPPFNSKVKILLLGAGGSGKSTLLKQMQYVWGNQSQMPMSHDKIRIRREVVQELCRFFYLLLFGQEDAVAQLVCGKMDILKDAIALHEMDNFADEDDIIFCDRVVPLIREVWADETWRARAMKNLKKKRSKPPFDVEYFMRHLDRISDKNYVPTDQDLMHISPVVQTLGISRSVFTVGNIPYSVYDVGGSRSERRKWIHEFEDVDIVLFQAPVGAYDERLREDKYSFNMEESLNLFESLVNSRWFSNTTFFVNFTKRDLFEQKVNSGHVPISDFHPEYQGDPGDVKAGVQFFIDEFQTRVEEHPGGSIHMTVLDTTDTAQATLLLQRVVQVAEAKRKSAFI, encoded by the exons ATGGCCGACCCTCTTTCAATCGTCGGTGCTGTGGGCTCGGTGGCAGGCATCATCGATGTCCTGTCACGATCCATCAGCGCCATTGCAACCCTCCGCAACCAGTACAAGGATGCCGACCTACTATTCATGAATCTCACCAGTCAGCTGAGCGTCCTACGAACAGGGCTGGTCAAAATAGCAGAATGGGCCGAAACACAACCAGAGCCTCACTATCAGCTAAAAATGGACCTGGATTCGGTGCTGATGTGCTGCCAAATCCTGGCCAGCAAACtcgacaaccacctcgaGAGTCTACATCAGGGACGCGTGCGGTTGAGCAGCATTGGAAAGTTGAAGCTCGCTTTGAACGGATCCAATATCGACGCCATCCAAAAGATGCTCGGACAACAGACGGCCACCTTGACACTACTCCTAGCAGCCTGCAACACCAAATCACTTGCTGAACAAAGAGAGCTCCTCGAGGCGCCATCCACACGAACCGCCATCGCCGCGATGGAGCAGGACTCGGCCTCTCTGATCGTGCACGAAGACAGAACTTCAATATGCACCGTGGAGACTGACACCCTGTCGAGACTCTCTGCCATCTTCCCATTCGACAGCCAACTGCTCACCACAAAGGTTTACGGTCGTGCCTGGAGAACAACCTTCTTGAACCGTGGTCCAAAAACATCCCGACGAACATTGTCTGAAGCAACGACCCTATTGCCAGCTGAAACCGaaaggaggatgacgataACGATACACCGAGCCCCCAACAGAAGGAACAGTACTAGCAACATCCCCATCGGCCCTCCTTTCAATTCGAAAGTCAAAATCCTGCTTTTAGGAGCTGGGGGTTCAGGCAAGAGCACGCTGTTGAAACAAATGCAGTATGTCTGGGGCAACCAGAGTCAAATGCCGATGTCTCATGACAAAATCCGCATTAGACGTGAAGTTGTCCAGGAACTTTGTCGCTTTTTCTATTTACTCCTGTTTGGCCAGGAAGACGCTGTGGCTCAATTGGTGTGTGGAAAAATG GACATCCTCAAAGACGCCATCGCTCTTCATGAGATGGACAACTTTGCAGATGAGGATGATATCATCTTTTGTGATCGGGTGGTTCCGCTAATCCGCGAGGTTTGGGCTGATGAGACCTGGCGCGCTCGTGCAATGAAGaacctgaagaagaaaaggtcaAAGCCGCCATTTGATGTTGAATA TTTCATGCGCCATCTTGATCGAATTTCTGACAAAAACTACGTGCCAACTGACCAGGACTTGATGCACATTTCACCAGTGGTCCAAACACTAGGCATCTCACGCTCTGTCTTCACAGTTGGCAACATACCCTACTCTGTATACGACGTTGGAGGCTCCCGATCCGAAAGACGAAAATGGATTCACGAATTCGAAGATGTTGATATTGTCCTCTTTCAGGCTCCTGTAGGGGCATACGATGAACGACTACGTGAAGATAAATACTCG TTCAACATGGAAGAGTCATTAAACCTTTTCGAGTCCCTTGTCAACTCAAGATGGTTCTCCAACACAACATTCTTTGTCAACTTCACAAAAAGAGACCTCTTTGAGCAAAAGGTCAACAGTGGTCACGTCCCAATTTCTGACTTTCATCCTGAGTATCAAGGAGACCCAGGTGATGTGAAAGCAGGGGTTCAATTTTTCATTGACGAGTTTCAGACCAGAGTTGAGGAGCATCCGGGCGGTTCTATCCATATGACTGTTCTTGATACGACCGACACAGCTCAGGCGACATTGTTATTGCAAAGGGTTGTTCAAGTGGCTGAGGCGAAAAGGAAGTCTGCCTTTATTTGA
- a CDS encoding hypothetical protein (EggNog:ENOG503PYM1; COG:S), translated as MHSILVLATLPLAALAALNGRCTGSAATGKWGESGICVRTSTCNSYGGSYKTGACPNDPSDVKCCLVGITPNAATQPCGADSWCTWTSNGCLGRWISERCPGGSNYKCCNI; from the exons ATGCactccatcctcgtcctcgccacTCTTCCCCTGGCTGCCTTGGCCGCTCTCAACGGCAGGTGCACAGGCAGCGCGGCCACTGGCAAGTGGGGAGAGTCTGGCATTTGCGtcaggacatcgacttgCAACTCGTATGGCGGCTCATACAAGACTGGTGCCTGTCCCAACGACCCGTCCGACGTCAAGTGCTGCTTGGTCGGTATCACTCCTAACGCTGCCACACAACCCTGTGGTGCCGATTCGTGGTGCACCTGGACGTCGAACGGTTGCTTGGGTAGATGGATATCTG AACGTTGCCCTGGTGGATCAAATTACAAGTGCTGCAATATTTAG
- a CDS encoding hypothetical protein (EggNog:ENOG503P2FG) has protein sequence MPLKVPEWLDWYKKPEYRDIKEYSAHVNAGERPQSPTPAAIPSRLRLDRILANKTCSPMSLYDFYMYLKYIEFSAENLEFYIWYKNYEASYEKGLTPVHTKEYGAIPSAAESTSSIVKESQAASSCSTKNPENGDDEDADPEKTLHRISQLIVASAMCNSRSCSPAALQLTPDQSNGKSIQITSCTSDSAPATMKLMNSDGQVSRHELDTIIHLFLMPSGEKELNIPAALRAQTLADLQKSTHPSALKPVADHVYGLMHNCSHRNFVRLGVGNGTFETVCVATMLGIANLIAGYVVVMCRAFVPYRGSHTRWEAWAAWPNWWLGVSLILAGLRGSCFFLLLFSKRQRLPWERFDDNTDSVLRNEGGFLKSVSRLMIFDRRLRVKEKYLRRLQRKIVLQSLVGGAIFATIWVAVFIFLPVWKETV, from the exons ATGCCGCTCAAGGTTCCAGAATGGCTTGACTGGTACAAGAAGCCCGAGTACCGGGACATCAAAGAATATTCGGCACACGTCAATGCAGGCGAGCGCCCTCAGAGTCCGACTCCGGCTGCCATTCCAAGCCGCCTGAGGCTCGACCGCATTCTCGCAAACAAGACATGCAGTCCGATGTCCCTTTATGACTTTTACATGTACCTCAAGTACATTGAGTTCTCGGCCGAGAACCTCGAGTTCTACATCTG GTACAAGAACTACGAAGCATCCTATGAAAAGGGTCTCACGCCAGTTCACACGAAGGAATATGGGGCTATTCCCAGCGCAGCAGAGTCGACTTCATCCATTGTCAAGGAAAGCCAGGCAGCCAGTTCATGCAGTACCAAAAATCCAGAAaacggcgatgatgaggacgcAGACCCCGAGAAGACGCTTCACCGCATCTCCCAGCTCATCGTTGCCAGTGCCATGTGCAATTCCCGCTCGTGCTCACCAGCCGCCCTTCAACTCACCCCCGACCAGTCCAATGGCAAATCCATCCAGATCACCTCCTGCACCTCCGACTCTGCTCCAGCCACCATGAAGCTCATGAACTCCGACGGCCAGGTCAGCCGCCACGAACTCGACACCATCATTCATCTCTTTCTTATGCCCTCCGGAGAGAAGGAGCTCAACATCCCCGCCGCCCTTCGGGCCCAGACTCTTGCCGACTTGCAGAAGTCGACTCACCCCTCCGCACTCAAACCAGTTGCCGACCATGTCTACGGCCTCATGCACAACTGCTCCCACCGCAACTTTGTCCGCCTGGGAGTAGGCAATGGGACATTCGAGACAGTCTGCGTGGCAACCATGCTGGGCATTGCCAATCTCATTGCCGGCTATGTCGTCGTCATGTGCCGCGCCTTTGTCCCCTACCGGGGCTCCCACACCCGATGGGAGGCCTGGGCGGCGTGGCCCAACTGGTGGCTTGGTGTCTCGCTCATTCTTGCTGGCCTGCGAGGCAGCTgctttttccttttgttgTTTTCCAAAAGGCAGAGGCTGCCGTGGGAGAGATTTGATGACAACACGGACAGCGTTTTGAGGAACGAGGGAGGCTTCTTGAAGTCggtgtcgaggttgatgatTTTCGATAGGAGGCTGCGGGTCAAGGAAAAGTATctgaggaggctgcagaGAAAAATTGTGTTGCAGAgcttggtgggaggggcgaTCTTTGCGACGATTTGGGTGGctgtttttattttcttgcCGGTTTGGAAGGAGACGGTTTGA
- the NMT1 gene encoding glycylpeptide N-tetradecanoyltransferase (EggNog:ENOG503NV5E; COG:H; MEROPS:MER0210990; BUSCO:EOG09261SS1) — translation MSTESKEVDPTKEQEKAAEALVNLSSAKGTTAESEGESGSEAEETQQAGANTEAPAKKKKKSKKKKAKQALAQALGGGPPKELTAADVEADPKKAIAGLSNDQIAEFLTLNPALRNELLGAQDAPGSSDNTAKAIEAFKKLKLQDIMTGLATSGKNRKDMASYKFWSTQPVPQFDEEPKLIEEGPVRVQKVEDIPTEPIELALPQFRWVTMDLTDERQLEEVEKLLYGHYVEDDEAMFRFKYSGSLLRWSLLSPGWRKEWHVGIRTGDTLCAFISAIPTQMRIRDKILQSSEVNFLCIHKKLRGKRLAPVLIKEITRRINLDGIWQAIYTGGIVLPRPVSTCRYYHRALNWMKLYEVGFSPCPTNSTPKLQDIRFRVPENTSTRGLREMEARDLNAVQVLVEAYLKRFDLTPVWSKEEVSHWLLHNKEAPGERVIWSYVVEGDDGKITDFFSFYCLESSVIRSKKHSAIRAAYLFYYASDVALKSPDDRPALKARLNALMADMLILAKKAKFDVFNALSLMDNSLFLEQQKFHPGDGQLHYYLFNYKANPIHGGVNKRNLLEENTTLDPQLGIPTVAETLAHPAFPTAIWNLEPDRKGLCPVAEGRGGPFGINWEVHGDGPIKLVFIMGLGGLLTGWQRQTYHFGHLNRERYSVLVFDNRGVGGSGKPLMRYSSREMARDVYDLVTSEEVGFLKTGEEKRCLHVVGISLGGMIAQEFACLYPGTISSLGLCCTATEIKNYELTWLENIKSRLGMLMPKSPDESVAGVARQIFAHGWLPLPDDAEVPVAGKDPKVLPPAGTDLKEYGRFESNAQRFVAQEMHKRMDKERFGLKGFLLQLIAAGWHYKSEKQLQEMADKVGRERILVMHGTEDGMISSPHGEVLMEWLKPGKGLVVEGMGHAPSMERTKWFNELIGEWCEMGERLDGRA, via the exons ATGTCGACCGAATCGAAAGAGGTCGACCCGaccaaggagcaggagaaggctgctgaaGCTCTCGTCAACCTAAGCTCTGCCAAGGGCACCACAGCCGAGTCGGAAGGGGAGTCGGGGTCCGAAGCGGAGGAGACACAACAAGCAGGCGCAAACACAGAAGCTCccgcaaagaagaagaagaagagcaagaagaaaaaggccaaACAAGCTCTTGCTCAAGCCCTCGGCGGAGGCCCTCCCAAAGAGCTGACCGCCGCCGATGTCGAGGCCGACCCCAAGAAGGCCATCGCGGGCCTCTCAAACGACCAGATCGCTGAattcctcaccctcaaccctGCCTTGCGGAATGAACTTCTCGGCGCACAGGATGCCCCGGGCTCGTCGGACAACACGGCCAAAGCCATCGAAgccttcaagaagctcaagttACAGGATATCATGACCGGGTTGGCAACGAGTGGCAAGAACCGCAAGGATATGGCTTCGTACAAGTTCTGGAGCACACAACCAGTACCTCAGTTCGATGAGGAGCCCAAGCTCATCGAGGAGGGTCCCGTCAGAGTCCAAAAAGTGGAGGACATTCCAACCGAACCCATTGAACTTGCGCTTCCACAGTTCCGCTGGGTCACGATGGATCTCACGGACGAGAGGCAGTTGGAAGAGGTAGAGAAGCTTCTGTATGGTCACTAcgtggaggatgacgaggccATGTTTAGGTTCAAGTACTCTGGCTCTCTGCTGAGGTGGTCTTTGCTGTCTCCGGGATGGCGCAAGGAATGGCACGTTGGGATTCGCACTGGCGATACCCTTTGCGCTTTCATTTCTGCCATCCCAACCCAGATGCGGATACGGGACAAGATTCTTCAAAGCTCCGAGGTCAACTTCCTCTGCATTCACAAGAAGCTCAGAGGGAAGCGCCTTGCGCCAGTGCTCATCAAGGAGATTACACGGCGCATcaaccttgatggcatctGGCAGGCCATTTACACGGGTGGTATTGTCCTCCCTCGGCCAGTTAGTACCTGCCGATACTACCACCGCGCCTTGAACTGGATGAAGCTGTATGAGGTTGGCTTCAGCCCATGCCCAACCAACAGCACCCCCAAGTTGCAAGATATTAGGTTCAGGGTCCCCGAGAACACGTCGACTCGTGGGCTCCGTGAGATGGAAGCCAGGGATCTCAACGCGGTGCAGGTTCTCGTCGAGGCGTACCTGAAGCGCTTTGATCTGACTCCAGTGTGGTCCAAGGAAGAGGTGTCGCATTGGTTGTTGCATAACAAAGAGGCGCCTGGTGAGCGTGTGATTTGGTCATATGTTGTTGAG GGCGACGACGGCAAAATCAccgacttcttctccttctaCTGCCTCGAGTCGTCGGTCATCCGGTCCAAGAAGCACTCTGCCATTCGCGCCGCCTACCTCTTCTACTACGCCTCGGATGTTGCTCTCAAGAGCCCTGACGACCGCCCGGCCCTCAAGGCTCGTCTTAATGCCCTCATGGCTGATATGCTCATTcttgccaagaaggccaagttTGACGTGTTCAATGCGCTGTCGCTGATGGATAACTCGCTGTTCTTGGAGCAGCAAAAGTTCCACCCCGGCGATGGGCAGCTTCACTACTATCTATTCAACTACAAGGCCAACCCTATCCACGGTGGTGTCAACAAGAGGAatttgctggaggagaacAC GACCCTCGACCCCCAACTCGGAATCCCCACCGTGGCCGAGACGCTCGCCCACCCGGCCTTTCCGACAGCCATCTGGAACCTGGAGCCGGACCGCAAGGGGTTGTGTCCcgtggcggaggggaggggagggccgTTTGGGATCAACTGGGAGGTTCACGGGGATGGGCCCATCAAGCTAGTC TTCATCATGGGCCTCGGCGGGCTTTTGACTGGCTGGCAGAGGCAGACGTATCACTTTGGGCATTTGAATCGGGAGAGGTACTCGGTGCTGGTGTTTGACAaccggggggtgggggggagtgggaagcCTCTGATGAGGTATTCTAgcagggagatggcgagggatgTTTATGACCTCGTCACGTCGGAAGAGGTCGGGTTTCTGAAGAcgggagaggagaagaggtgtTTGCATGTCGTGGGAATTTCGCTCGGGGGGATGATTGCGCAGGAGTTTGCGTGTTTATACCCCGGGACCATCTCGAGTTTGGGGCTCTGTTGCACGGCGACGGAGATTAAGAATTATGAGTTGACTTGGTTGGAGAATATCaagtcgaggttggggatgttgatgccCAAGAGTCCGGATGAGAGTGTGGCTGGGGTGGCGAGGCAGATTTTTGCGCATGGGTGGCTGCCGTTGCCGGATGATGCGGAGGTGCCTGTTGCTGGGAAAGATCCGAAAGTTTTGCCGCCTGCGGGGACGGATTTGAAGGAGTATGGGAGGTTTGAGAGTAATGCGCAGAGGTTTGTAGCGCAGGAGATGCACAAGAGGATGGATAAGGAGCGGTttgggttgaaggggttttTGTTGCAGTTGATTGCTGCTGGGTGGCATTACAAGAGTGAGAAGCAACTGCAGGAGATGGCTGAtaaggtggggagggagaggattttGGTCATGCATGGGACGGAGGATGGGATGATTAGCTCGCCGCatggggaggtgttgatggagTGGCTGAAgccggggaaggggttggtggtggaggggatggggcaTGCGCCGAGTATGGAGAGGACGAAGTGGTTTAATGAGTTGATTGGGGAGTGGTGTGAGATGGGCGAGaggttggatgggagggcgtga
- a CDS encoding hypothetical protein (EggNog:ENOG503P1U1): protein MGKPTPPAYTPGAGSSADADPDALSLHTPTGGVSDPAFPLDLDAPDLGTDDLPPLYSDIDNDAGSGAPLLPPGTQFGQSADLAPKQVDQNTGVEVFVTSVFEADPKLLEKQINISAAKPPRPFVRIHGTHRQMVEENGKKTEKAVTDFEVSVELTPYLFSDVATQLSWRETRTVENNEKTCRGTVFRKRAPGYKQDIEVGTGPKPTLAEWCHRYCASHATVKCFVLRRRVVGFDEEKLRSQLDALVRSTNYRGSVCITFPVKDEYVFIYNDCWINRWRHTNWIRWIFYLTFLWIFSWPFLYFFTKTFEVVTADWDFSRPQENGRLAYVSMSEDHIYNTWARAISRAVLGKRQACLDHNDLVASHTDGPDVVADVMDAVNAPSFVRRGVTAIAHVNRQLGWGSDWS from the coding sequence ATGGgcaaaccaacccctccggccTATACACCCGGCGCCGGTAGCAGTGCCGACGCCGACCCTGACGCCTTGTCACTCCACACTCCCACCGGTGGTGTTAGCGACCCAGCCTTTCCTCTTGATCTCGATGCTCCCGACCTGGGAACTGATGACCTCCCACCTCTCTACTCTGACATCGACAATGACGCTGGCAGCGGTGCCCCTCTTTTACCACCTGGAACTCAATTCGGCCAGTCCGCCGACCTGGCACCCAAGCAGGTTGACCAGAACACTGGAGTCGAGGTCTTTGTCACCTCGGTGTTCGAAGCCGACCCTAAGCTTCTAGAGAAACAGATCAACATCTCTGCTGCAAAGCCACCGAGGCCATTCGTGAGAATCCATGGTACTCACCGgcagatggtggaggagaacgGCAAAAAGACTGAGAAAGCCGTGACCGACTTTGAAGTCTCTGTCGAACTCACGCCCTATCTCTTCTCTGATGTCGCCACTCAGCTCTCATGGCGTGAGACACGTACGGTTGAGAATAACGAAAAGACCTGTCGAGGCACTGTCTTCAGAAAAAGAGCTCCTGGATACAAACAAGACATCGAGGTTGGCACAGGCCCCAAACCTACCCTGGCTGAGTGGTGCCACCGTTACTGCGCCAGCCATGCCACCGTCAAATGTTTTGTCCTCCGCCGTCGTGTTGTTGGCTTTGACGAGGAGAAACTTCGAAGTCAGCTCGACGCTCTCGTCCGCAGCACCAACTACCGCGGCAGCGTCTGCATCACCTTCCCGGTCAAGGACGAATATGTATTCATCTACAACGACTGCTGGATCAACAGGTGGCGCCACACGAACTGGATCCGCTGGATCTTCTATCTCACCTTCCTGTGGATCTTCTCCTGGCCATTCTTATACTTCTTCACCAAGACCTTTGAGGTTGTGACGGCGGATTGGGACTTTTCCAGGCCGCAGGAAAATGGCAGACTGGCCTATGTCAGCATGTCGGAGGATCATATCTACAACACCTGGGCAAGGGCCATCAGCCGTGCTgttttggggaagaggcaggCGTGTCTGGACCACAATGATCTTGTTGCGTCTCACACTGATGGGCCGGATGTTGTGGCTGACGTTATGGACGCGGTCAATGCTCCGAGCTTTGTGAGACGAGGTGTCACGGCCATTGCGCATGTCAACCGTCAGCTTGGATGGGGTTCGGACTGGTCGTGA
- a CDS encoding hypothetical protein (EggNog:ENOG503PE37; COG:Q), with protein MSSPKTYLITGTTSGIGLALVQQLLSQSQNVIATGRNIVSRFPSDLVTSHPDNLKLLELDIASPLPHLQSIAAQAWDLFPGGIDVLFNNAGMSAMKPFEEASEEYISQIYTVNLFGPMRLTQAFLPLFRNNRKGVTIAFTSSSSTYTPLPFMSHYSASKSALSTTITSLAKELLPFHISVLAFECGGTVTNLGQPRQSSLSPSPSPPPSYHHHHHHKKHPTPKE; from the exons ATGTCCTCCCCAAAGACTTACCTCATAACCGGCACCACCTCCGGCATCGGCCTCGCCCTAGTCCAACAGCTCCTCTCCCAATCTCAAAACGTCATCGCCACGGGGAGAAACATCGTCTCCCGTTTCCCCTCCGACCTCgtcacctcccaccccgacAACCTCAAGTTGTTAGAACTAGACatcgcctcccccctcccccacctccaatcCATCGCCGCCCAAGCCTGGGACCTCTTCCCAGGCGGCATCGACGTCCTATTCAACAACGCAGGCATGTCAGCCATGAAACCCTTCGAAGAAGCCTC CGAAGAATACATCTCCCAAATCTACACCGTCAACCTCTTCGGCCCCATGCGCCTCACCCAAGCATTTCTACCTCTCTTCCGGAACAACCGTAAGGGCGTAACAATagccttcacctcctcctcatcaacctacacccccctccccttcatgtCCCACTACTCCGCCTCCAAAtccgccctctccaccacaatcacctccctcgcgAAGGaactcctccccttccacatcTCCGTCCTGGCCTTCGAATGCGGTGGCACAGTCACCAACCTTGGCCAACCGCGCCAatcatccctctccccctccccctcccctcctccctcttatcaccaccaccaccaccacaagaaaCACCCTACGCCCAAGGAATAA
- a CDS encoding hypothetical protein (EggNog:ENOG503PE37; COG:Q): MFTRDPPAYMPGLVLGSDAWESVNQNLDETQQVLQEWKHVSWGTDRDGVKGGAEVDYLRAVSIL, from the exons ATGTTCACCCGTGATCCGCCAGCTTACATGCCCGG GTTGGTCCTAGGGAGCGATGCCTGGGAGAGCGTGAACCAAAACCTGGACGAGACGCAGCAAGTCCTGCAGGAGTGGAAACACGTCAGCTGGGGGACCGATCGGGACGGGGTCAAGGGGGGCGCGGAGGTGGATTACCTTCGTGCTGTTAGTATCTTGTGA